In the genome of Vanacampus margaritifer isolate UIUO_Vmar chromosome 1, RoL_Vmar_1.0, whole genome shotgun sequence, one region contains:
- the arhgap5 gene encoding rho GTPase-activating protein 5, producing the protein MAKNKDVRPPTFAVSVVGLSGTEKDKGNCGVGKSCLCNRYVRPNADNYYSEHTSVLSTIDFGGRVVNNDHFLYWGDVPHRGDEGLDCKIQVIEQTEFIDDQTFQAHRSTNMQQYSKRAATTKLHSAEKLMYICTDQLGLEQDFDQKQMPDGKLNMDGFVLCVDVSKGCNRKFDDQMKFVNGLYSQIAKSKKPVVVAATKCDEFVDHHLRDLQTYVASKKNLVLVETSARANVNVELCFNTLIQHLDKTRGKPKTVAYSEAFKVQRQLVASVTDRFEKLMVQTVRDYHTTWKGMISNMKGNPDYEDFITLEGSRKGRNMFTKRIAQLKQEHIKRRRDEYLTTLPKTLNNLLSRLDEVEHMTWGEAQSVIRNRSDFQCWFVVLEQTPWHESDHIDNSDRRIPFDLLSTPDGERLYHNHVQHLLSEKRRVDTKERFKKTLDRVHFISAGQPWEEVMCFVMEDEAYKFITESDRKDVYCRHQQEIVERAKEDFQEMLFEHAELFYDLDLNATPSYDKMSEIHSVLNEEPRYRALQKLAPDRESLLLKHIGFVYHPTKETCLSGHNCVDLKVEQVLANRLVQQDRGRSHLYYNSAGVDKVNLCLLGREGLSQELANEIRAQSIDDEYALDGKIYELELLPVDVNSTLLFSHTWLTTFKPHGCFCVFNSIESLNCIGDCIGRIRAEIAQSRREKFAPPLPFILILANQRDSVCKNVPILRHQGQQLANKLQCTFVDIPSGAFPRKFTEFQVKQGLRAVLDGLKHNFDVMSPLPSIKDMSEADLRVVMCAMCWDPFSVDLILSPFLESHCCSAGQLGQANTLLLDKIMGERRRRIQVTVLSYHSAIGVRKDELVHGYILVYSAKRKASMATLRAFLAEVQDVIPVQMVAVTDSQVDFFENDAIKELMTEGEHIATEIAGKFTALYSLSQYHRQTEVFTPFFNEVLEKKANIESSFLFDNSSRESTTGASDDIFQTSPHSHSPAYNTYYPESDDDNEAPPPYSPIGDDVQLLPTPSERTKYRIDLEGNEYPVHSTPLSDHERNHKVPPPVRPKPTLPKPNVKKLDPNLLKTIEAGMRSNRRTLRGPAALPNDAEPSDNYADPADTLLRTRGFQADDIYAEPDDTHGHLVKVRNSLGLHGGAEDENGYERKSQAGRGPSKYKHRSKILFSKTKAYQRRFHSDSDGDETGPAMQKKKKGRAHRGSEEDPLLSPADPWKGGIDNPAITSDPEQEDKKMKKKKTAKVPKESKKAKSSKSPKPLYPPTRRTWESDYFGVPLHNLVSPERPIPLFIEKCVDYIERTGLTTEGLYRVSGNKTDQDNIQKQFDQDRGVDLLALDVAINAAAGALKAFFADLPDPLIPYALHPELVQAAKLADYGERLHALKEIVNKFPPVNYHVFKYIITHLNRVSQHSKSTLMTADNLSICFWPTLMRPDFENKDTLSSTKLNQAVVEAFIVQSHFFFHGGPVVGDQRQGAAAAPPQPCRDMVEALLPLQLPPPLQPQQIQRALPPEPLL; encoded by the exons ATGGCCAAGAACAAGGATGTGCGCCCCCCGACATTCGCCGTCAGCGTGGTTGGCCTCTCCGGGACGGAAAAAGACAAGGGAAACTGCGGCGTGGGCAAGTCGTGCCTCTGCAACCGATACGTGCGTCCCAACGCCGACAACTACTACTCGGAGCACACGTCCGTGCTAAGCACAATCGACTTTGGCGGCCGTGTGGTGAACAATGACCACTTCCTGTACTGGGGCGACGTTCCCCACAGAGGGGACGAGGGACTGGACTGTAAAATCCAAGTCATCGAGCAGACGGAGTTCATCGACGACCAGACGTTTCAGGCGCACCGCAGCACCAACATGCAGCAGTACAGCAAGCGGGCGGCGACCACCAAGCTTCACTCCGCCGAGAAGCTCATGTACATCTGCACAGACCAGCTGGGCCTGGAACAGGATTTTGACCAGAAGCAGATGCCGGACGGGAAGCTGAACATGGACGGCTTTGTGCTGTGCGTCGACGTGAGCAAGGGCTGCAACAGGAAGTTTGATGACCAAATGAAGTTTGTCAATGGGCTCTACTCCCAAATTGCCAAGTCCAAAAAGCCCGTCGTGGTCGCTGCCACCAAATGTGATGAGTTTGTAGACCATCACCTGCGGGACCTTCAAACGTATGTGGCCAGCAAGAAGAACTTGGTCCTGGTCGAGACGTCTGCACGTGCCAATGTCAACGTGGAGCTCTGCTTCAACACGCTCATCCAGCATCTGGACAAAACCAGGGGCAAGCCAAAAACCGTTGCGTACTCGGAGGCCTTCAAAGTCCAGCGGCAGCTGGTTGCCTCGGTAACAGACAGGTTTGAGAAGCTCATGGTGCAAACGGTGAGAGATTACCATACGACATGGAAAGGGATGATCAGCAACATGAAGGGCAACCCCGACTATGAGGACTTCATCACCTTGGAGGGCTCCAGGAAAGGCAGGAACATGTTCACAAAGCGCATTGCGCAACTCAAGCAAGAGCACATCAAGAGGAGACGAGACGAGTACCTGACCACTCTGCCCAAGACCCTCAACAACCTCCTGAGTCGCTTGGACGAGGTGGAGCACATGACGTGGGGCGAAGCGCAAAGCGTCATCCGCAACCGCTCCGATTTTCAGTGCTGGTTCGTGGTGCTGGAGCAGACGCCCTGGCACGAGTCGGATCACATTGACAACAGCGACCGGCGGATCCCCTTTGACCTCCTGAGCACGCCCGACGGCGAGAGGCTTTACCACAACCACGTCCAGCACCTGCTGTCGGAAAAGAGGAGGGTGGACACGAAGGAGCGCTTCAAGAAAACGCTGGACAGGGTTCACTTCATCAGCGCCGGGCAGCCTTGGGAGGAAGTCATGTGCTTCGTTATGGAGGACGAAGCCTACAAGTTCATCACAGAATCCGACCGGAAGGATGTCTACTGTCGGCACCAGCAGGAAATAGTTGAGCGGGCCAAAGaggattttcaagaaatgctcTTTGAGCACGCCGAGCTCTTCTATGACTTGGATTTGAACGCCACGCCGAGCTACGACAAGATGAGCGAAATCCACAGCGTGCTCAACGAGGAGCCCCGGTACCGGGCGCTGCAAAAACTGGCTCCGGACCGGGAGTCTCTTCTGCTCAAGCACATCGGCTTCGTTTACCATCCCACAAAGGAGACGTGCCTGAGCGGGCACAACTGCGTGGACCTGAAAGTGGAGCAGGTTCTCGCCAACAGGCTGGTCCAGCAGGACCGCGGCCGCTCGCACCTCTACTACAACAGCGCCGGCGTAGACAAGGTCAATCTCTGCCTTTTGGGAAGGGAAGGCCTTTCGCAAGAACTGGCCAATGAGATTCGAGCTCAGTCCATCGACGACGAGTACGCCCTGGACGGCAAAATTTATGAGCTGGAGCTGCTGCCCGTGGACGTCAACTCCACGCTGCTCTTCAGCCACACCTGGCTGACCACCTTCAAGCCGCACGGCTGCTTCTGCGTCTTCAATTCCATCGAGTCCCTCAACTGCATCGGCGATTGCATCGGCAGAATCCGAGCGGAGATTGCCCAAAGCAGGAGAGAGAAATTTGCTCCTCCGCTGCCCTTCATCCTCATCCTGGCCAATCAGAGGGACAGCGTGTGTAAGAACGTGCCCATCCTGCGGCACCAGGGCCAGCAGCTGGCCAACAAGCTGCAGTGCACCTTTGTGGACATTCCCTCGGGCGCCTTTCCACGCAAGTTCACAGAGTTCCAGGTCAAGCAGGGCCTGCGAGCGGTCCTGGACGGGCTCAAGCACAACTTTGACGTCATGTCGCCGCTGCCCTCCATCAAAGACATGTCCGAGGCCGACCTCCGCGTGGTCATGTGCGCCATGTGCTGGGACCCCTTCAGCGTGGACCTCATCCTCTCCCCTTTTCTGGAGTCGCACTGCTGCAGCGCCGGGCAGCTGGGCCAGGCCAACACGCTGCTACTGGACAAGATCATGGGAGAGCGCCGGAGGAGGATTCAAGTCACCGTCCTCTCCTACCACTCCGCCATCGGCGTTCGCAAAGACGAGCTGGTGCACGGCTACATCCTGGTCTACTCGGCCAAGCGCAAAGCGTCCATGGCAACGCTGCGGGCCTTCTTGGCCGAGGTCCAGGATGTGATCCCGGTCCAGATGGTCGCCGTCACAGACAGCCAGGTGGACTTCTTTGAAAACGATGCCATCAAGGAGCTGATGACCGAAGGCGAGCACATTGCCACTGAGATTGCCGGCAAATTTACGGCGCTGTACTCGCTGTCGCAGTACCACCGGCAGACGGAGGTTTTCACGCCCTTCTTCAACGAAGTGCTGGAGAAGAAAGCAAACATCGAGAGCTCCTTCCTCTTTGACAACTCATCAAGGGAGAGCACCACCGGGGCCAGCGACGACATCTTCCAGACCTCGCCTCACAGCCACTCGCCAGCCTACAACACGTACTACCCGGAGTCGGATGACGACAACGAGGCGCCCCCGCCGTACAGTCCCATAGGTGACGACGTTCAGCTCCTTCCCACGCCCAGCGAGCGTACCAAGTACCGCATCGACCTGGAGGGCAACGAGTACCCGGTTCACAGCACGCCCCTGAGCGACCACGAACGCAACCACAAAGTGCCGCCGCCCGTTCGGCCCAAACCGACTCTCCCCAAGCCCAACGTGAAAAAGTTGGACCCCAATTTGCTGAAAACCATTGAAGCTGGAATGCGAAGCAACCGCCGGACGCTGCGCGGACCCGCCGCGCTCCCGAACGACGCGGAGCCTTCGGACAACTATGCAGATCCGGCAGACACCCTGCTAAGGACCAGGGGCTTCCAGGCCGATGACATTTACGCCGAGCCGGACGACACGCACGGCCACCTGGTGAAGGTCCGCAACTCGTTGGGCCTCCACGGGGGGGCGGAGGATGAGAATGGCTACGAGCGCAAGTCCCAGGCCGGACGCGGGCCCTCCAAGTACAAACACCGCTCTAAAATCCTCTTCAGCAAAACCAAGGCCTACCAAAGACGCTTTCACTCGGACAGCGACGGCGATGAGACGGGCCCCGCcatgcagaagaagaagaaggggcgGGCCCATCGCGGCAGCGAGGAGGACCCCCTGCTGTCTCCCGCAGACCCTTGGAAGGGCGGCATCGACAACCCCGCCATCACCTCCGACCCCGAGCAGGAAgacaagaagatgaagaagaaaaagacggCCAAGGTGCCAAAGGAATCCAAGAAG GCCAAATCGTCGAAGTCGCCCAAGCCGCTGTACCCGCCCACGCGCCGGACGTGGGAGAGCGACTACTTTGGCGTCCCGCTGCACAACCTGGTCAGCCCCGAGCGGCCCATCCCGCTCTTCATCGAGAAGTGCGTGGACTACATTGAGCGCACGG gATTGACCACAGAAGGCCTGTACCGCGTCAGTGGCAACAAGACGGACCAGGACAACATCCAGAAGCAGTTTGACCAAG ATCGCGGCGTGGACCTGCTGGCGCTGGACGTGGCCATCAACGCGGCGGCCGGAGCGCTCAAGGCCTTCTTCGCCGACCTGCCCGACCCGCTCATCCCGTACGCGCTGCATCCAGAACTGGTGCAGGCCGCAA AGCTGGCGGACTACGGCGAGCGTCTGCACGCCCTCAAGGAAATCGTCAACAAGTTCCCGCCCGTCAACTACCACGTCTTCAAGTACATCATCACGCACCTCAACAG GGTGAGCCAGCACAGCAAGAGCACGCTGATGACGGCCGACAACTTGTCCATCTGCTTCTGGCCCACGTTGATGCGGCCCGACTTCGAGAACAAGGACACGCTGTCCAGCACCAAACTCAACCAGGCGGTGGTGGAGGCCTTCATCGTGCAGAGCCACTTCTTCTTCCACGGCGGGCCGGTGGTGGGCGACCAGCGGCAGggggccgccgccgcccccccgCAGCCCTGCCGCGACATGGTGGAGGCGCTGCTGCCCCTGCAGCTGCCGCCCCCCCTGCAGCCGCAGCAGATCCAGCGCGCGCTGCCCCCCGAGCCCCTCCTTTGA
- the syt16 gene encoding synaptotagmin-14, with translation MTKWFSGGVSSTKQQRRRERVCRLSSHVSLFHTQLLPMTAHQQDNDPHLCWRKETGWIVRTVQKPHAAWLPRRRNSEPEVNAETEEFGKSDQDAFKVCKEEDEQKLLRKRRSKFTMEAVGFLTAVGVFIAALALVFLFINKMLCFSKVGGAPCLEQPRQQRRRHRSAGVRQGLAKSVDDHGDQSSSDSDNQMMKQFKMSVSRAHSLRSERPPERARGLRNVFADLPDWEDDFPAAVTAATCQPDRPDELRGEMPEGPPPPQQHSKAAWEEGPVPSAPSAGKTPITDVDSGGRQTAEDSAAWTPQDAAAAPPPPTPTAPPPPPVSKCCDLLVSLQYRAAGEKLLVTVVSAQDLPERRRSGTDGWQVHVVLLPAKKQRHKTSLRRLSSAAPGPDGGPAALGFGQTFALTHVEASRLPAWALRFRMYALDGRMSRRRMMGETVLPLAGVDRAGGSADIRLVLLPQGNMKSVDSQLSLAGDTASSTYSLTSSAGPELLMGLSYSATTGRMAVEIIKGSRFGNTAAGRPPDTSIRLTLLNSVGREISRCKTSVRRAQPNPVYKETFVFQVALFQLADVTLMASVYDRRRRLKRKEMIGWAALGQNSSGEEERVHWRDMKDARGCQVCRWHVLLEA, from the exons ATGACCAAATGGTTTTCCGGGGGCGTGTcctcaacaaaacagcagcgCCGTCGGGAGCGTGTTTGTCGACTATCCAGCCACGTCTCCCTGTTCCACACGCAGCTGCTTCCAATGACTGCTCATCAGCAAGATAACGAccctcacctgtgttggagaaaggagaCAGGCTGGATAGTGAGGACCGTCCAAAAGCCTCACGCCGCCTGGTTACCGCG ACGTCGGAACAGCGAGCCGGAGGTTAACGCAGAGACGGAAGAGTTCGGGAAGTCGGACCAAGACGCATTCAAAGTCTGCAAGGAAGAAGACGAGCAGAAGTTGCTCAGGAAAAGGAGGAGCAAAT TCACGATGGAGGCGGTGGGCTTCCTGACGGCGGTGGGGGTCTTCATCGCGGCCCTGGCGCTCGTCTTCCTTTTCATCAACAAGATGCTCTGCTTCTCCAAAGTGGGCGGAGCTCCGTGTCTGGAGCAGCCCCGGCAGCAGCGCCGGCGCCACCGCTCGGCGGGAGTCCGGCAGGGCCTCG CCAAGAGCGTGGACGACCACGGCGACCAATCGTCCTCGGACAGCGACAACCAGATGATGAAGCAGTTTAAGATGTCCGTCTCGCGAGCGCACAGTTTGCGCTCGGAGCGGCCGCCGGAACGCGCCAGGGGACTCCGCAACGTGTTTGCCGACTTGCCGGATTGGGAAG ACGATTTCCCGGCAGCCGTCACCGCGGCGACCTGCCAGCCGGACCGTCCGGATGAGCTTCGGGGGGAGATGCCAGAAGGACCCCCGCCACCGCAGCAGCACTCAAAGGCCGCGTGGGAGGAGGGCCCCGTGCCCTCCGCCCCCTCCGCCGGTAAAACGCCAATCACGGACGTGGATTCGGGGGGTCGGCAAACTGCTGAGGACTCCGCCGCATGGACGCCTCAG gacgccgccgccgcgccgccgccgcccacgcccacggcgccgccgccgccgcccgtcTCCAAGTGCTGCGACCTGCTGGTCTCCTTGCAGTACCGAGCGGCCGGCGAGAAGCTGCTGGTCACTGTGGTGTCGGCGCAAGACCTTCCCGAGCGGCGGCGGAGCGGGACGGACGGCTGGCAGGTGCATGTGGTCCTCCTGCCGGCCAAGAAGCAGAGACACAAGACTTCGCTCCGGCGGCTGAGCTCGGCGGCTCCGGGTCCCGACGGTGGCCCGGCGGCGCTGGGCTTCGGCCAGACCTTCGCCCTGACGCACGTGGAGGCCTCCCGGTTGCCGGCGTGGGCGCTTCGCTTCCGCATGTACGCGCTGGATGGCAGGATGTCCCGGCGGCGGATGATGGGCGAAACGGTTCTGCCCCTGGCCGGCGTGGACCGGGCCGGAGGATCCGCCGACATCCGTCTGGTCTTGTTGCCGCAAGGCAACATGAAG AGTGTGGACTCGCAGCTCAGCCTGGCCGGCGACACGGCGTCGTCAACGTACTCGCTGACGAGCAGCGCCGGCCCCGAGCTCCTGATGGGTCTGTCCTACAGCGCCACAACCGGGAGGATGGCGGTGGAGATCATCAAGGGGAGCCGCTTCGGGAACACGGCTGCCGGCAGACCTCCAG ATACGTCGATCCGGCTGACGCTGCTCAACTCGGTGGGTCGCGAGATCTCCCGCTGCAAGACGTCGGTGCGCCGCGCTCAGCCCAACCCGGTGTACAAGGAGACGTTCGTCTTCCAGGTGGCGCTCTTCCAGCTGGCTGACGTCACGCTCATGGCGTCCGTGTacgaccgccgccgccgcctcaagCGGAAGGAGATGATCGGCTGGGCCGCCCTGGGCCAGAACAGCAGCGGCGAGGAGGAGCGCGTGCACTGGAGGGACATGAAGGACGCGCGCGGGTGCCAAGTGTGCAGGTGGCACGTCCTCCTGGAGGCCtga